In a single window of the Flammeovirga agarivorans genome:
- a CDS encoding 3'-5' exonuclease produces the protein MKYFLVYPEFKKALKLGTDSKVKKAKKDYDKNPVKYFPALTYERNLFEHYCKLYFYSAQEVYDLGFTKSFKEKYLKRDGERSGMGGSTFHCYLKSNVESVIKKKNLTEALKDNLEKRVKRSENGSRAWEKRLYKEYEEAMKETAKQRESLEKRKEEEYKEAEQSVIRQKEILEDFQFNREAINKAEYFVLETATTGLDEYPNSALQISLIDNNGVIHLNMFTKARYGLSDWTDAQSLHGITPSMVKDKELANSYDLVVNEIIKDKTLYIYNKYFDLYFVNIDNPENVRCAMTLFSEVYGELHEFYDEYVYQKLSTAFKYYGGTEEDLKEMLQETEVDVDSYNSLHKCFITLFVVKHLTKETSKEINP, from the coding sequence ATGAAATATTTTCTTGTATATCCTGAGTTTAAAAAGGCTCTAAAGTTGGGGACTGACAGTAAAGTAAAAAAAGCGAAAAAGGATTATGATAAAAATCCCGTTAAGTACTTTCCTGCCCTGACTTATGAGCGTAACTTATTCGAACACTATTGTAAGCTCTATTTCTATAGCGCCCAAGAGGTGTATGATCTTGGATTTACAAAATCCTTTAAAGAGAAGTACTTAAAGAGAGATGGAGAAAGGAGCGGTATGGGTGGTTCAACCTTTCATTGCTACTTAAAGTCTAATGTTGAGTCTGTTATCAAAAAGAAGAACTTGACTGAAGCTCTAAAGGATAACCTGGAGAAGAGGGTGAAAAGAAGCGAAAATGGTAGCCGAGCTTGGGAAAAACGTCTATACAAAGAGTATGAGGAGGCGATGAAAGAAACCGCTAAACAGAGAGAATCTTTAGAAAAGAGAAAGGAGGAGGAGTATAAAGAAGCCGAACAAAGTGTAATTAGACAAAAAGAAATTCTCGAGGATTTTCAGTTCAACAGAGAAGCAATAAATAAAGCAGAGTACTTTGTGTTAGAAACTGCTACGACAGGACTTGACGAGTACCCTAATTCAGCATTACAAATTTCACTCATAGACAACAATGGAGTAATACACCTTAACATGTTCACTAAAGCACGGTATGGCTTAAGTGATTGGACGGATGCACAAAGTCTTCATGGTATTACTCCGTCTATGGTGAAAGATAAAGAGTTAGCCAATTCGTATGACTTGGTAGTGAATGAAATCATTAAAGACAAAACACTATACATTTACAATAAGTACTTTGACCTTTATTTTGTAAACATAGATAACCCAGAGAATGTGAGATGTGCTATGACACTATTTTCTGAGGTGTATGGAGAATTGCATGAATTCTATGACGAGTATGTGTATCAAAAATTGTCTACTGCATTTAAGTACTATGGAGGTACTGAAGAGGACTTGAAAGAGATGCTTCAGGAAACAGAAGTAGATGTAGATTCTTATAACAGCCTACATAAATGTTTTATTACACTATTTGTTGTTAAGCATTTAACAAAGGAGACTTCTAAAGAAATAAATCCTTGA